The genomic segment ACCTGGACGCGCGCGTGGTCCTCATGGAGAAGGCGGGACGCACGCTTCGTTTCATGTGGCGGCTTTGCCGTTACCTCCGGCGCGAACAGATCGACGTGGTTCACGGCTTCAAGGAGGTGCCCGGCATTTATGCCTGCGTCTGCGGATGGCTGACCGGCGTGCCAGTTCGAATTGTTGGTCACCGCACGCAATCGCTCCCGGGAGGAATGATCCGGAGAGTCTACCGATGGATCCGGTATTTTGCGACAGCTTGGATTGGCAATACGAAGGCGGTTGTCGATGTTTTGCGACACGAGTTAGGCGTGCCGGCCGAGCGCTTGTTCGTGGTGCCCAACGGGCTTGAAACGGATCGATTTCAGCCTTCCGATCAATTGCGTGCATCCGTCCGCGGACGATTGGGCATTGCGCCCGATGCCGGTGTTGTCACGATGGTTGCGGTCCTGCGCAAGGGGAAGAACCACCGTATGTTTGTGCGAATGGCTGCGCGCGTTCGGGATCGTAAACCGAACGCGGTCTTTCTCATTGTGGGCGATTCGGATCCCGCCGAGCCGGCCTGTTTGAGTGAGGTCGAAGCCGAAGTTCGAAGCGCGGGGCTGGAGGGGTCGATTCGATTCCTGGGGATGCGAGCGGATGTCCCGGATATCCTCTGTGCGACCGATGTCTCCGTTCTGACAACCAATTTCGAAGGAATGTCCAACGCCCTTCTGGAATCGATGGCGGCAGGCGTCAGCATCGTCTCGACGGATTACGTCGGAGCGCGCGAACTGGTGGTGGACGGGGATCAGGGATTTCTCGTGCCGCTGAACGACGACCAGGCAATGGCAGATCGCGTTATTCGATTGCTGGATGATCCGGGCCTTCGATCCCGGATGGGGCGGGCCGGTGCGGACCGCGTGAAGCGGGAGTTCAGCGCACAAGTCATGGGGGAACGGCTGGAAGCCATTTACACGCGGTTGGCATCGGGACGTGGAGCCTGGTCGGCTCGGGCGTCGGATGGCGGGTCGGCGACCGTCGCGAAGCATTGATATGGTTGTTTCGGGAGCAGTCTGATTTGCGGCATCTGCGGCATTGTTGACCTGGCGTCGCCTGTTGCGTCGGCAGACGTCGAGCGGATGGTGGCGTCGATCCGTCACCGCGGGCCGGACGACTGCGGTGTCGTTGCGCGCGGTCCGGTCGGGCTGGGGCACGCGCGATTAAGCATCATCGACCT from the Planctomycetia bacterium genome contains:
- a CDS encoding glycosyltransferase, which encodes MKVVILIDSLIRGGAERQALLTLKELAHRGIDARLIRYYESPGGYDWPADLDARVVLMEKAGRTLRFMWRLCRYLRREQIDVVHGFKEVPGIYACVCGWLTGVPVRIVGHRTQSLPGGMIRRVYRWIRYFATAWIGNTKAVVDVLRHELGVPAERLFVVPNGLETDRFQPSDQLRASVRGRLGIAPDAGVVTMVAVLRKGKNHRMFVRMAARVRDRKPNAVFLIVGDSDPAEPACLSEVEAEVRSAGLEGSIRFLGMRADVPDILCATDVSVLTTNFEGMSNALLESMAAGVSIVSTDYVGARELVVDGDQGFLVPLNDDQAMADRVIRLLDDPGLRSRMGRAGADRVKREFSAQVMGERLEAIYTRLASGRGAWSARASDGGSATVAKH